A window of Massilia sp. NR 4-1 genomic DNA:
GCAGGGTACTCGCAAATGACCCTCCGTCACATTTCACCGCGACTATATACCCTCCGCTCGTTGGCAGCTCCAAATTTTCCTCACCATCCCCCCAATTCCTTATTACTTTCAACAACGACCGGTCAGGTTTATATATTTCGTAGTTGACCATACAATCGGGATTGGTCTTCACATTAAAATATGCCAATCCGATTTTTTGGCCGGCTTTTCCTAAGAAGTTCAATAGCGCAGATTGACCAGTATTCTCGTTAACTGACACTGCGCTCCCATCTATCTCAATCACATTCCTCGGATGAGAAGATGTGACAAGTTCCATGTCTACACTCCCAACTTCTGATGCAGCTGCGCTTACGATCAGTGAATGTACTTCAGTTGAAGAAAGGATCGGAATATCCACCGTACCGTTGTTGTTAAGTTTCTCGCTAAACAAATAGACCCCATTGGCACGAAATGCTATGATATATGGCTGCTCTTTGAATGTTCCATTCCTTGCAATTAATGACAATCCTTGTCCTTTTTTTCCCTCAAAAATAAATAATGCATTATTTTTAGGTTTCGAAATTTTCACGTTGATTGATTGCCCATCAACCAGAATGCGTTGAGCAGACCCAATTTCTTCGGAACGAAAACCTTGCGGCACCACAAAAAAATCAGCTTCGCTTAATACGGACCCAACTGGCGTGGTTACTAATATCTTTCCTGAAGTTGCGGCCAAAGGCACCGCAACTTCAATTTTTTGGGGTGTAGCAGAATCAACTACAGACTGCACCATTCCAAACTTAACTACGTTGTCAATTTTTGGTAGAACAAAACCACTTCCAACAATACTTACATGAGAGCTCGGCCCGCCTATAGCGGGGATAATCTCAGTAATTCGTGGAAGTGACTCATAAACCATAAACTCTCCAGACCAACTTGCCATTCCTTTCGAATTTTCTATTGCAACTTTCCCACTTACAGCACCTTGCGGCACGGAAACTTTAAGCAGATTTTTTGTGGAAGAGAGAACTTTTGCCTCAACGCTATTAAACAGAATCTTATTTTTCGTTGGCACAGTGTCAAAACCGCTGCCATATATATTTACATCGCTTCCAGGGTAACCATTTTTCGGCGAGACATCTGAAATCGCCAAATTCTGCCCGTTGATTTTTTTTATCGCCACCAGATTTCCAACAGCATCATATACATATTCCGCTCCAGAATTATGCATATCCAAAGATTGCGTTATTCGCCCCGACCGGTCATATACGTAGCGAATGGTTTCCGCTCGTGCACCATTTAGAAACGAAAGGAATGCCACTCCCCAAAAAAATAAGGCAAAAAACTTTCCATCTTTAATTACGGATTTAAGTAGCGCCACATCAACACCCCCTAACAAACTTGCAAATAATTAGTTTCAAAAAGAAAGTTACTATAGTTTCATTGTTTGAATTTTTTCACAAAAACTCAATATTATCAATAGTGAATTATTGCTAAATTAATTCATAAAATTTCTTAAATGCATTAGATTTTTTGTGCTGCGGATCTGAGTAGGCTACGCACTCGGGAAGTTCATGACGGTAAGCACTTCGTTTCGGTGACATCCATCATGCTGGCGAGCTTGGGAAGCTTCTGTCGCAGTTGAGCGGCAACGCTGCGCCACTGGATGCCGGCCGCTTCCGCCGTTTCCTGCACAAAGATGATGTTGATCACCGCCAGTACAGCCTGGTGCTGGGCCTTGCCAACATCGACCAGCGCCTTGCGAATGAAGTGAGCCCAGCGGCGTTGCCACCTGGTTTTCACGACTTTGCTGACAGCTACGTTGAGGCCTTCGCGCGCATCCAAGATGAGCAGCTTGGCCCCGCGCAGGCCGCGACCGCTCAAACTGCGCAGGAATTCGCTCCAGATGGTTTCAGCTTTTGAGGGGCCAGTCGTGAAGCCCAGGATTTCGCGTACGCCGTCGGTGTTCACGCCGACAGCGATTATGAGGGCCGCCGACACCACACGATTTCGCGTAGGTGGCGTCAATCCAGATATAGGGCCAATCACCTTCGACAGGGCGATTCAGGAAGGCATGATTTGTAAAACGGGTTTATGGACAGACGGGGCTAGACACTTAGCCATAGCTTCCAGTGCCTTCAGCGATCCATAAACCTGTTCCGATACCACCACGGCCGCGCGCGGACCCGCCCGCCCCGCAGCCAATGCAGCATTCGCGCCCACAGCATCCTGAACGTCCAGCCTAAGCGTGACAGAATGGCAAATGCCACAATTACGCCAACGGCCGTCCAGAACGTCCACCAGCGCATGTGGAACAGCCATATAAAGCCGGGCAAATAGGCAATGCAAGGGATGCCCAGCAGCGTGGGCGTGCGCGATGCATTCCTCCAGATGGATTGGCTCATGGTTATTCTCCCGACCTTGTCCGGAATGCACGGATACCTGACAGTTCAATGAACTCTTCTCGGCTGATTTGCCCTAATTCGAACAGGAGCCATGCCTTGTCATCCAATGTCGCGGACTGCCGCTCCAGCTGTTGCCGCAGCGTTGGAGCCCACCGTTCGAAGTTCATGCTCTGAAGCTGATTGCGCAGTTCGCGGTCAAAAATGACGTATTCACGTACGGCCGTTCGCTTGCCATCCACCGTCTTCAATAGCCGCTGGACCACTATGAGACGCAAGGCCCCCATTAATCGCGACGCCACGGCCGATTGCTGTGCTGGCGGATAAACCTGGATGACCCGGTTGACGGTCTCCGCGACCGATTCAGTGTGTAGGGTCGCGTAAGTCAGGTGGCCGGTCAGCCCTGCCTCGATCATTGCATCGACTGTCTCGAGGTCACGCGCCTCGCCAATACCGATGATGCTAGGC
This region includes:
- a CDS encoding IPT/TIG domain-containing protein; this encodes MALLKSVIKDGKFFALFFWGVAFLSFLNGARAETIRYVYDRSGRITQSLDMHNSGAEYVYDAVGNLVAIKKINGQNLAISDVSPKNGYPGSDVNIYGSGFDTVPTKNKILFNSVEAKVLSSTKNLLKVSVPQGAVSGKVAIENSKGMASWSGEFMVYESLPRITEIIPAIGGPSSHVSIVGSGFVLPKIDNVVKFGMVQSVVDSATPQKIEVAVPLAATSGKILVTTPVGSVLSEADFFVVPQGFRSEEIGSAQRILVDGQSINVKISKPKNNALFIFEGKKGQGLSLIARNGTFKEQPYIIAFRANGVYLFSEKLNNNGTVDIPILSSTEVHSLIVSAAASEVGSVDMELVTSSHPRNVIEIDGSAVSVNENTGQSALLNFLGKAGQKIGLAYFNVKTNPDCMVNYEIYKPDRSLLKVIRNWGDGEENLELPTSGGYIVAVKCDGGSFASTLQISNDVNYELIQDNPPKRLEANRVGQNIRFSFIGVQGQRLGLRYEGPRFRSFPEISLYSPSGNEIFQTSGSRDFSIDLPKLSEDGVYNGLIDPILGTGYVDVQLYNIPEDYIDSINIDGPSIDIKLKLYQAGELKFRGKAGQKLGLGYSEVTMGSSNSIYFELKNSKGEHLFGGARFGDGSDDLPVLPADDDYVLLIKPASTTATMKITLSTDIANTLITGGGVVNFVSSRVGQNGQFSFVGTAGQKASLQFSDSTFTLPVRVTVYQPDGTSVASTSVANNGTLSLPSLPVSGSYTVFINPSAATTGQLGIQLK
- the icmT gene encoding IcmT/TraK family protein produces the protein MSQSIWRNASRTPTLLGIPCIAYLPGFIWLFHMRWWTFWTAVGVIVAFAILSRLGWTFRMLWARMLHWLRGGRVRARPWWYRNRFMDR